The following is a genomic window from Aquificota bacterium.
AATAGAAGAGGTTATTTTTTAGCTGTTCTACCGCTTCTACCACGGCGCTGGCTGGGTTGTTCATTGTGGTGGCAGACCTTTTTATCTCTCCCAAGGTAGCACCCTTTGACTGACCACTGGAAAAGGAATAAAGGAATATAACCCTTGCAGACCTTGTTCCAAGCTTCAAACCTTGATAGGCATTCCCCAAGGACCTATCCACCCTTTTGGCACCAGCAGAATGGCCAGTAATATCTTGGTCCAATATGCTGTTATACTCATTTCCTATGTGTTTTATAAGCTCTTGGCGTAGCTCTTGGTTTGAAAGGTCAAAATCCGCAAGGCTGATATAGGGTATGTTTTTGTCTTTTAAAGAATATACGACCAAGGACAAAAGCCTTAAGACACCCCTCGTTCTTTGAAAGGTATGAATGCTCCCCCAACGATGATATAGAACATCCAAAACCTCTGGCATAAAAGGATAGGAATCAAGAAATTTGTCTCTGTATTCGCTTGGCTCCATACCCGCGGGAAGTATATTTTCCTTTTGGGCATAATCCACAAACATCTGAACTATCTTCTTAGCTTCCTCTTCGTCAATATGGCTAAAAAGCCTCCTTTTTATAACCTTGGCTATTTCTCCTTCTTGCACTGGTGTATATACCTTTTCTACCCTTCCTATTACCTTCTGAAGTTGATTATAAAACCTTTCTGCGTTCTCATCGTAGTGTTCCAAAAGGCTGGATGGAAGAGTTATCACAAGACAAACTTTATCCAAGGTTTTTACCGCTTCTGTAAGCTCCTGCATAAAGGCAAGGCTTTGGGCGTAAAGGGTGCTATCACCCACCCTTTGACCGGCAGCCTTTACCGCATACTCAAGCACTTCATCCATAAGAATAAGCACAGGCTCATGGCTTAAGAGAAGTTCCCTTATGGCCTCTCTACCCGGTGAAGTATAGCCAGTAAGCCTTGTGTTTTGACCCGTTAGTCCCCTTTCCAAGGCTCCCCACAGAGTATCCCGCGGTCCCAAAACAGTTCCTACTATTACCACAGGCTTGGCTTTCCATTCCCTTGCCTTGTGATAGAGGGCTATAAGGCTGTGGGTTTTTCCACCTCCAAAGGGTGTTTGAATCTGAATAATATGGTCCCCGCCTTCGCCTTTTAATCTTCTCTCCACCATGCTCAAAAGGTTCCTTAGTCCCTCCGTAAGGTAGGTCCTTTGGAAAAAGATGTCTGGGTCCTTATACTCTTCTGGGCCCCTACCTTGACTTACCTCGTATAGGTCTGCAGCAAAAACATCCTGCTCAAGCCTTCCTTCAAGGATGTCTTTGTGTGGTATGGCTATGGTATGAAAGGGCCTCATCAGAACAACCTCCCTTGCTTTCTAATCTCTTCTTTTAATCTTTCTCTTCCAACCAAAAAGCCGTCAAGAAGCTTTTTCTCTTTACTCTCCTGCGGTAATGTTTCAGATATGGCTTGGGCCACCCTGTAAAAAACCTCCCTATCTCCAAAGCCCGTCTCCCTTAGCACCCTGATCATCTCGTCCCTTCTTCCC
Proteins encoded in this region:
- a CDS encoding DUF499 domain-containing protein, which encodes MRPFHTIAIPHKDILEGRLEQDVFAADLYEVSQGRGPEEYKDPDIFFQRTYLTEGLRNLLSMVERRLKGEGGDHIIQIQTPFGGGKTHSLIALYHKAREWKAKPVVIVGTVLGPRDTLWGALERGLTGQNTRLTGYTSPGREAIRELLLSHEPVLILMDEVLEYAVKAAGQRVGDSTLYAQSLAFMQELTEAVKTLDKVCLVITLPSSLLEHYDENAERFYNQLQKVIGRVEKVYTPVQEGEIAKVIKRRLFSHIDEEEAKKIVQMFVDYAQKENILPAGMEPSEYRDKFLDSYPFMPEVLDVLYHRWGSIHTFQRTRGVLRLLSLVVYSLKDKNIPYISLADFDLSNQELRQELIKHIGNEYNSILDQDITGHSAGAKRVDRSLGNAYQGLKLGTRSARVIFLYSFSSGQSKGATLGEIKRSATTMNNPASAVVEAVEQLKNNLFYLQATEDRYFFSNIPNLNRILLTKMENVKDEDIEKLESELLRGRLKGEKLKVYIWVENSVNIPDTEDLKLVVLRKDDRSLIDSILKNKGSSPRINRNTLFFLVPMEGERNNFEREARKRIAYQSIEKDKSLNLREEQKKDLKDKLSKTEEVLKELIRKLYRMVLIPSKDGVKELDLGVPTYGDSRGINEEIYDALKTENEIIERLDPLVIREKYLRDNDFLYTGKLYEAFLRTPGEPRPVDKEVIERSISEGVAKGLFGLGEMLEDGRVECRYFKESASVYFSEREVIVRAELCKKEEEEGEIGCRIPVGSPDVKIDNKPVETIKQPVGSALLEKKAISGLSLSFVIPRGKLSDVMGVLRLLSERFQRIEFELRAVEGEISENEIEERIKEAFNQMKIEVNITPH